One genomic window of Methanosphaera cuniculi includes the following:
- the rsmA gene encoding 16S rRNA (adenine(1518)-N(6)/adenine(1519)-N(6))-dimethyltransferase RsmA, giving the protein MPNNTKEILEKYNIRLDKNKSQNYLVDNNKLENILKNADIQPDETILEIGAGIGTLTIPMAKKAKKVIAIEKDPLIADVLKQRLIREKIDNVELIKGDALKIDYPPFDKVVSNLPYQISSPVTFKLLEYPFKKAVLMYQLEFAKRMQAKPDTHEYSRLTVGLYFRCNAEIIDTLPPQSFIPQPKVNSAVIKLTPKENIDLPPLFDNVIRALFQHRNKKARKALIQSAHELKTDKKQLKKQLNMIDDPLLDEKVFKLTPEEILKITQLIGEIIQ; this is encoded by the coding sequence ATGCCAAATAATACAAAAGAAATACTAGAAAAATATAACATCCGCCTTGATAAAAACAAAAGCCAAAACTACCTAGTAGATAATAATAAACTTGAAAATATTCTCAAAAATGCTGATATACAACCTGATGAAACAATACTTGAAATAGGAGCAGGAATTGGAACACTCACAATACCAATGGCAAAAAAAGCAAAAAAAGTCATAGCAATAGAAAAAGATCCATTAATAGCAGATGTACTAAAACAACGTCTGATACGAGAAAAAATAGATAATGTAGAACTAATCAAAGGCGATGCACTAAAAATAGACTATCCACCATTTGATAAAGTAGTATCAAATCTACCATACCAGATATCATCACCAGTCACATTTAAATTACTTGAATATCCATTTAAAAAAGCAGTACTTATGTATCAACTAGAATTTGCAAAAAGAATGCAAGCAAAACCTGATACACATGAATATTCCAGGTTAACTGTAGGATTATACTTTAGATGTAATGCAGAAATTATTGATACACTCCCACCACAATCATTCATACCACAACCAAAAGTTAACAGTGCAGTAATTAAACTAACACCAAAAGAAAACATAGATCTACCACCATTATTTGATAATGTAATACGAGCACTATTCCAACATAGAAACAAAAAAGCACGTAAAGCTCTAATACAATCTGCACATGAACTAAAAACAGATAAAAAACAGCTAAAAAAACAGCTAAATATGATAGATGATCCACTACTAGATGAGAAAGTATTTAAACTTACACCTGAGGAAATACTTAAAATTACACAATTAATAGGAGAAATAATACAATGA
- a CDS encoding HemK2/MTQ2 family protein methyltransferase codes for MKYDTIEYNECSEVYPPAEDTFLLIDNLKIKPDNKVLEIGTGTGIVSIKAAQNGAKEVVSVDINSHAIECAKENMKLNNITNMKVIESNLFENIDDKYDVILFNTPYLPVEEDEHDPDDDYAKAWDGGIDGRKTIDLFLKQAGEYLKVGGVIQLVQSSLSNNEKTLDYLNNNGYEAEIGAIEHQFFEDITLINAYKK; via the coding sequence ATGAAATATGACACAATAGAATATAATGAATGTAGTGAGGTATATCCACCAGCTGAAGATACATTCTTACTAATTGATAATCTTAAAATAAAGCCTGATAATAAAGTACTTGAAATTGGTACAGGAACTGGAATTGTAAGTATAAAAGCAGCACAAAATGGGGCAAAAGAGGTAGTATCTGTAGATATTAATTCACATGCAATAGAATGTGCAAAAGAAAATATGAAATTAAATAATATTACAAACATGAAAGTAATTGAAAGTAACTTATTTGAAAACATAGATGATAAATATGATGTAATACTATTTAACACACCATATTTGCCTGTTGAAGAAGATGAACATGATCCTGATGATGATTATGCAAAAGCATGGGATGGAGGAATAGATGGACGAAAGACAATAGATCTATTCTTAAAACAAGCAGGAGAATATCTTAAAGTTGGTGGTGTTATACAACTTGTACAATCATCACTCAGTAATAATGAAAAAACATTAGATTATCTTAATAATAATGGATATGAAGCAGAAATAGGTGCAATTGAACATCAATTCTTTGAAGATATTACATTAATAAATGCTTATAAAAAATAG